Within Vallitalea okinawensis, the genomic segment ACGAATCTCCCTCTTTGATATATTATCATTTAGTGCGCCAACTGTATTGACATTAAGTATGTTACTCCACTGTTTAGACTCTTTAAATACACTAAATAATTTATTAAAAGGTTTATATTCGATTAATTTGTGAGGTTTCTTCCTCGTTGGGTACTGTAGAACAAAACCATCATCATAAGGTATTAGCTTAAACCATTTAAGATAACCTGTACTCGGAGCCATAAACCCATAGAAATAATCTGTAAACCAACCTAATGTATATAGATTAACTGTTGAAATACGACGATATTTAAACAACTCAACCTTATCATACATTTTATTTTTTTCGAATAACTCTAACCCATTATCAAGAGATAGTGTGTGTTTCTTAATAGGTTCATCAGCCTCAACGATGGCTTTCATTCTATCTTCTATTCGTTGGATAAGTTCGTCTGTTATAACTATAGGAGCATCAATATCACAATACAAAGCTTTATTGATAGAGTGATTAAGAGACACTTTTTTAACTTCTTCCCTTCCAATGACTTCAAAGATCGCACGTAGTAAAACTAGACTTAAACTACGTTGATAAATTCTCAAACCATCAATATGAGTTAAATCAATAAAGGATACTGTACAGTCATCTTCAACAGTCTCAAATAATTCTTTTAACTTGCCGTTTAATATACCAGCTAAGATTAAGGTATCTTCCTCTGTCTTAATCATTTTTGAAATCTCTAATAATGAAGTCCCTGGTTGAACATGTAGTTCTTCCCCACCCTTGAATGTTACTTTTACCGACTCCTTATGCATGTAACATCACTTCTTTCTTTTTATGCTTATGACATAGATTGATTTCTATGCATACCCCATCTATTATAATGTTATAAAGGGGTCCTTTTGAACCTTTGTTCTAATAATATCGACATTTGCGAATATATTATTTAGCTTTTCCTCTAACATCTGTAATATGAGGCATTCTGTTCCGAAATGACTCGCATTAACAAGTGCTATACCATCTGAAACTGCATCAGAGGCTTCATGATACTTAATATCACCAGTTAGATAAACATCTGCACCTGATCCTATGGCATCATCAATAAAATCCATTGCAGACCCTGTACATAAAGCCACTTTTTTAATAATCTTGTTTGGATCACCTACATATTGGATGGATTCTAGCTGTAACTTCTCTTTAACTTCTTTAGCAAAACTTTCTAGTGACATTGTTGTTTTTAGATAACCTACTCTTCCTGCGCCGAAGGGTTGGTCTTCTAATTTTAGTGGATAAAGATCATAAGCAACCTCTTCATAAGGATGAGCATCTATCATTGCTTTAATAACATTACTTACTTGACTGCTTGATACAATCGTCTCAATTCTCAGTTCATTAACTTTTTCTAAGTGACCCTGCTGTCCAATATAGGGGTTAGATCCATCTTGAGGTAAAAATGTACCTTCTCCAGATGTACTAAAAGTACAATGGCTGTAATTACCGATATGCCCTGCACCAGCATCCCCTATAACCTGCCTCACATGTTCAGCATCCTTCTCTGGTACAAAAACTACCAACTTTAATAGCTTCTCTACTCCTAATTGAGTTAAGAGTTTTTGATCCGTAAGCCCTAGTAGATCAGCAACTACATCGGCTGTGCCACCAGTTGTAGCATCTAGATTAGTATGAGCCGTAAATAATGCAATCTTATTCTCCATAAGGTCTAGCAATTGCCTGCCAACTAGATGATCCGAATTAATGCGAGAAACAGGCTTAAAAGGAACAGGATGATGTGTGATAATTAAATCTACTTTATTGTCTATAGCTTCATTAATTACATCTGGTGTAGCATCTAACGCTAGTAAGATTCTTTGTACTTTCCTTTCCTTCCTGCCTACGAGCAAACCAACATTATCCCATTTCTCAGCCATATAAGTTGGGGCGATCTGCTCCATTGCCTTGCAAATATCTTCTACACGTACATTCATTCCATTGCTTCCTCCAACTCTTTTGTCTCCATCTGCAATTCTTTTAGCCGTAATTTACTTTCATCACTTGACTGTGCTTCGAGATGCTTAATGACCTTTTTCTTTTGATTAACCAGTCTATTCATATAAGATAATAACAGTGGATCTTTTTTTTGCAAAAGTATTTTTCCGTATTTATAATATATGTCTTGTTCATAAGATTCATAGCCTTTTTCACATAAAAATATAAAATAAACTTTATTTGCATCCTCAAGTATTTTCTCATCTACTATTTTATAACCTGACACATGAATACCTCTTCGAACCACATCATAGTCAGACTGAGGTTGCAATATGAGTTGTTGGATGTTAGTAAGTTGGTCTATACCTTCTGTGATAATATTCTTTACAAGGTGCCCACCCATCCCAGCGATAATAACTGTATTAATAGCATCCTCATTTTTTAACTTATTTAAACCATCAGAAAGCCTTGTCTCAATAATACCATCCAGTTGATGAGACTTGATATTCTGTGTAGCTGATTCTAAAGGACCTTTATTAATATCCATGGCAATGACATGTTTTGCAATCTTGTTCAGAACTAAATAGATAGGTAAATAAGCATGGTCTGTACCAATATCGGCAACATTCGCTCCTTTTTTAACGTATCTAGCAATCTCCAGTAATCTTTTCGATAGTTCCATTGTTTTCCTCCATACTGCCTTGATTAAAATTATTATTAACTATAGGATATAGATAAACCCTCCATTTATGGAGGGCTTTAATAACTATTTGTTTTGACTATACCTTACTCTAAATAATCCTTCAACTTCTTACTTCTACTAGGATGACGTAATTTTCTTAATGCTTTTGCCTCAATCTGACGGATACGTTCTCTCGTTACATTGAATTCTTTACCAACCTCTTCAAGAGTTCTTGCACGCCCATCATCTAAACCAAATCTTAATCGAAGAACTTTTTGCTCACGCTCAGTTAATGTATCAAGAACATCAACCAGTTGTTCTTTTAGTAATGTAAAGGCTGCAGCATCTGCTGGTACTGGCATCTCATAATCAGGAATAAAATCACCCAAATGACTATCTTCCTCTTCACCAATTGGTGTTTCTAATGATACAGGCTCTTGAGCAATTTTTAAAATTTCACGCACTTTTTGAACAGGTAAATCCATTTCTTCAGCTATTTCTTCTGGACTAGGTTCTCTACCTAATTCTTGTAATAGCTGTCTTGAGACACGGATTAATTTATTGATTGTTTCAACCATATGAACCGGAATACGTATCGTTCTGGCTTGGTCAGCGATAGCACGTGTAATGGCCTGACGAATCCACCAAGTTGCATAGGTACTAAACTTATAACCTTTTGTATAGTCAAACTTCTCAACTGCTTTTATTAAACCTAAATTTCCTTCTTGGATTAAGTCTAAGAAAAGCATCCCCCTACCAACGTATCTTTTGGCTATACTTACAACAAGTCTTAAGTTGGCTTCAGCTAATTTTTGCTTAGCAATTTGGTCGCCTTCTTCCATTCTCTTAGCAAGCTTAACTTCTTCATCGGCAGATAGTAATGGTACTTTACCAATTTCTTTTAAGTACATACGCACAGGGTCATCAATATTTATACCCTCTGGTAATGAAATATCATTGATATCTTCCTCTTCTTCTTCTTCTTCTGCATCAATGATTCCAAGAACATCTATCCCCTGACTTTCAAGATACTCATAGATCTTATCAATCTGATCAGGATTAAGATTCAAGTCTTGGAAAAAATCCATGATCTCTGTGTATTCTAACACATTTTTCTTTTTCTTAGCAATTTCTATGATCTGCCTCATCTTTTCCTTTAATTTTTCAGCATCATTAGATTGCACGGAAACCATCCTTTCGTAATCCTGTTTAATCCTCTTTAGAATTTAAAGATATATTAATGGATTGTAATTGCCTCTTCATCTGAATCAATTTGTTCAACTGATTAATATCTGTAGTAGTTCGACTGTAATAATCTATATTAGCTTGTTTTAAAGCTTTTACTAACTCATTAATAGCTTTCTCTTCTAGAAGTTGTGATTCAAATTTGATTGTAGGATTTAATACATTTGTGATACGGTTTTGTTCGCCAACTTCATCGTATAGAGCAATAATACTCGCTAGTTGAATATTATTTCCTTTTTCATGCTGTTTATATACATATTCAGCGGCTTTTCTATAAAAGGGACTAATAAACTCATCAACTACTACATGTTCCTTTATCGCATTAAAGAAACTTGGGTATTGAATGATGAGTGAAAGAATATTGCTCTGAATTTTATCAGTGCTGTCTTCTTGATCCTCTTTCTTAGCTTTAACTTCTTTCTTTGCTTTATTACTATGATTAACAATTCCAGTATTTTGTATTACTTTTTTCATCTGCTCTTTTAGTATATTGAGAGAAATTCCAAAACGTTTTGCAATATCCTCTGTATAAACGTCTCTAGCTACGTTATCTTCAATCTCTAAGAGCCGTCTAGTAACTGCTTCAATGAACTTAATTTTCTCATCTGGTTGATTAATATCATGCTGGTTTCTTAATACAGTAATATCATAAAGAACTCCTTGAACAGCTTCATTGACTAATTCTTCAAAAGCAGCACTTCCTTTGTTCTTAATGAACTCATCTGGGTCTTTATAGTCTACTACTGTTAGTACTTTTACATTAAGACCGTTTCGCTCTAAGATAGGTATGGTTCTTAATGTAGCTTTCACCCCGGCTTGATCACTATCAAAAGCAAGTACAACATCCGTAAAATAACGTCGTAATAACATTGCTTGTTCTGGTGTAAATGCAGTCCCTAATGGGGCTATAGCGTTATCAAATCCAGCTTGATGAAGTGCTATCACATCCATATAGCCTTCAACTACTAAGGCATAAGGTTTCTTTGATGTTCTAGCAATATTTAACCCATAAAGATGTTTTCTTTTGTTGTAAATATTGGACTCAGGTGAATTAAGATATTTGGGTTCTGCATCTCCAAGTACCCTACCACCAAAACCAATAACCTTGTTGTGGACATCTAAGATAGGAAACATTAAGCGATTCCAAAAGCGATCAAAATAGCCATTACCACTTTTCTCAGGAATAATGAGTCCAAGTT encodes:
- a CDS encoding Nif3-like dinuclear metal center hexameric protein, with amino-acid sequence MNVRVEDICKAMEQIAPTYMAEKWDNVGLLVGRKERKVQRILLALDATPDVINEAIDNKVDLIITHHPVPFKPVSRINSDHLVGRQLLDLMENKIALFTAHTNLDATTGGTADVVADLLGLTDQKLLTQLGVEKLLKLVVFVPEKDAEHVRQVIGDAGAGHIGNYSHCTFSTSGEGTFLPQDGSNPYIGQQGHLEKVNELRIETIVSSSQVSNVIKAMIDAHPYEEVAYDLYPLKLEDQPFGAGRVGYLKTTMSLESFAKEVKEKLQLESIQYVGDPNKIIKKVALCTGSAMDFIDDAIGSGADVYLTGDIKYHEASDAVSDGIALVNASHFGTECLILQMLEEKLNNIFANVDIIRTKVQKDPFITL
- a CDS encoding tRNA (adenine(22)-N(1))-methyltransferase, which produces MELSKRLLEIARYVKKGANVADIGTDHAYLPIYLVLNKIAKHVIAMDINKGPLESATQNIKSHQLDGIIETRLSDGLNKLKNEDAINTVIIAGMGGHLVKNIITEGIDQLTNIQQLILQPQSDYDVVRRGIHVSGYKIVDEKILEDANKVYFIFLCEKGYESYEQDIYYKYGKILLQKKDPLLLSYMNRLVNQKKKVIKHLEAQSSDESKLRLKELQMETKELEEAME
- the rpoD gene encoding RNA polymerase sigma factor RpoD, whose translation is MVSVQSNDAEKLKEKMRQIIEIAKKKKNVLEYTEIMDFFQDLNLNPDQIDKIYEYLESQGIDVLGIIDAEEEEEEEDINDISLPEGINIDDPVRMYLKEIGKVPLLSADEEVKLAKRMEEGDQIAKQKLAEANLRLVVSIAKRYVGRGMLFLDLIQEGNLGLIKAVEKFDYTKGYKFSTYATWWIRQAITRAIADQARTIRIPVHMVETINKLIRVSRQLLQELGREPSPEEIAEEMDLPVQKVREILKIAQEPVSLETPIGEEEDSHLGDFIPDYEMPVPADAAAFTLLKEQLVDVLDTLTEREQKVLRLRFGLDDGRARTLEEVGKEFNVTRERIRQIEAKALRKLRHPSRSKKLKDYLE
- the dnaG gene encoding DNA primase, producing MYYPEELIEEIRLRNDIVNIISEYIQLNKKGSSHFGLCPFHNEKTPSFSVSADKQIYHCFGCGAGGNVYTFIMEMENYAFLEAVKHLADKANITLPTPELSEEAKKKLQHRQQLLEINRETAKYFYHQLYSNRGSAVLQYLFNRKIEKDIYKRFGLGYSNITRHDLFQYLRSKKFDLEAISELGLIIPEKSGNGYFDRFWNRLMFPILDVHNKVIGFGGRVLGDAEPKYLNSPESNIYNKRKHLYGLNIARTSKKPYALVVEGYMDVIALHQAGFDNAIAPLGTAFTPEQAMLLRRYFTDVVLAFDSDQAGVKATLRTIPILERNGLNVKVLTVVDYKDPDEFIKNKGSAAFEELVNEAVQGVLYDITVLRNQHDINQPDEKIKFIEAVTRRLLEIEDNVARDVYTEDIAKRFGISLNILKEQMKKVIQNTGIVNHSNKAKKEVKAKKEDQEDSTDKIQSNILSLIIQYPSFFNAIKEHVVVDEFISPFYRKAAEYVYKQHEKGNNIQLASIIALYDEVGEQNRITNVLNPTIKFESQLLEEKAINELVKALKQANIDYYSRTTTDINQLNKLIQMKRQLQSINISLNSKED